Proteins encoded in a region of the Novibacillus thermophilus genome:
- a CDS encoding acyl-CoA thioesterase — MSRLADVFHTTVRVRYQETDQMGVVYHSNYFVWFEVGRTSLIRKLGVSYRDLEAKGIILPVIEANCTYQSPARYEDVVRIETTVAELTPAKIRFQYRAVRDTDGEVLANGYTLHMWVNREMKPVNLRRKWPDIYQLLQAPISTQ; from the coding sequence GTGTCAAGGTTGGCAGACGTCTTTCATACAACCGTGCGTGTGCGCTATCAGGAAACGGACCAAATGGGGGTCGTGTACCACAGCAACTACTTCGTCTGGTTTGAAGTGGGGCGTACTTCCCTGATACGAAAACTGGGTGTGTCGTACCGGGATCTGGAAGCGAAAGGGATTATCCTGCCGGTCATTGAGGCAAATTGTACATATCAGTCCCCGGCTCGTTATGAAGACGTCGTGCGGATTGAGACGACAGTGGCCGAACTCACTCCGGCCAAGATCCGGTTTCAGTACCGGGCGGTCCGGGATACGGATGGAGAAGTGCTCGCCAACGGGTATACGTTGCACATGTGGGTCAACCGCGAGATGAAACCGGTCAACTTGAGGCGGAAATGGCCGGACATTTATCAATTGTTGCAGGCGCCTATTTCTACACAGTGA